In Streptacidiphilus sp. P02-A3a, the DNA window GCCGCCGAGCTTGAGGGCGTCGCGGAGGTAGCCGGAGACCGCGGCGGCGACGAGGGCGACGCGGGCCGGGTCCTCGTCGGTGGTCTCGGCGACCTTCTCACCGGCGAGACCACCGAGGGTGTGCTCGCCCTCGGCGATGGTGAGCAGGCTCTTCGGGGACGGGCTGAGATGGTAGGCGTCGGTGAACCAGTCCGGTCCCCGGGTGGACATCCGGGACTGGTCCTTGCCGCCCGCGATGATCAGGGCCGGGCTGGTCATGGTGGAGTAGTCCGGCCTCATGAACGGAAGGTGCTCCTCCGCGAACGGGGTGAGCGTGTCGCCGGTACCGGTCGCCGCGATCAGCGCACCGGCCGTGACCGAGGGGTGGGAGAAGTCCTCTCCGGGCACGCCGTCGGCGTCGAACACCCGCGCACCGAGCAGCGCGCCCGCCGTCTGGGCGCCCCAGGAGTGGCCGACGACGGCGACCCGCCCTCGGTCGACCCGGGCGTCCAGACCGGCGGCCCGGACCAGGATCGAGTCGAGGTGGTCGAGGATCGCGTGGAGGTCGGCGATCCGAACGCGCCAGATACCGGCGAAGCGCGGGTCGTCGAACCCGATGCCGAGCCGGCGGGAGTCCAGGTGCGTGGGCTGCACCACGACGAATCCCGCCGCGGCCCACCGGTCGACGAGCGGCTCGTAGCCGTC includes these proteins:
- a CDS encoding chlorophyllase translates to MSRSDSGRQVVAVKPIVVPAPDRGTDLQVKVTAPMSGENLPVIVFSHGNAWSLDGYEPLVDRWAAAGFVVVQPTHLDSRRLGIGFDDPRFAGIWRVRIADLHAILDHLDSILVRAAGLDARVDRGRVAVVGHSWGAQTAGALLGARVFDADGVPGEDFSHPSVTAGALIAATGTGDTLTPFAEEHLPFMRPDYSTMTSPALIIAGGKDQSRMSTRGPDWFTDAYHLSPSPKSLLTIAEGEHTLGGLAGEKVAETTDEDPARVALVAAAVSGYLRDALKLGGAEWTALNDDAAVGDGGWGIDSK